A DNA window from Drosophila virilis strain 15010-1051.87 chromosome 4, Dvir_AGI_RSII-ME, whole genome shotgun sequence contains the following coding sequences:
- the cad gene encoding homeotic protein caudal isoform X2 codes for MVSHYYNTLPYSQKHNANLAYASAAAAGQPWNWPTNYHTPPNHQFLSDVDSPHAAAHHAAAHQMYYNPHMFHTAAAAASASDWHSPASSSAAGENFVQNVPTTAHQLMQQHHAAHINSGLPSGGSSSSASSGSSGSAPPVGGAAPGATQLNEPNEAAVHVQQQQQQQQQQQQQQQQQQQQQHIAEGLPSPPITVSGSEISSPGAPTSASSPHHLTHHLSAAGSVNNNNSPSTHNNNNNNNSITANNNHRTSPAKTQYYEWMKKPSYPAQPQPELCSSPNLEDFTELLEAGGTHPKK; via the coding sequence ATGGTTTCGCACTATTACAACACACTGCCGTATTCGCAAAAGCACAACGCCAATCTGGCGTACGCctcggctgcggctgcgggcCAACCCTGGAACTGGCCAACCAACTATCATACGCCGCCCAATCATCAGTTCCTGAGCGACGTGGACTCACCGCATGCCGCTGCCCATCATGCAGCCGCCCATCAAATGTACTACAATCCGCACATGTTCCatacggcggcggcggcggccagCGCCAGCGATTGGCATTCGCCCGCCTCCAGCTCGGCGGCTGGCGAGAACTTTGTGCAGAATGTGCCAACAACGGCGCATCAGCTGATGCAACAGCATCATGCGGCGCACATTAACAGCGGATTGCCCAGCGGCGGCTCCAGCAGCTCGGCCAGCTCCGGCAGCAGCGGCTCTGCGCCGCCGGTGGGTGGTGCAGCGCCGGGCGCCACGCAGCTGAACGAGCCAAACGAGGCGGCAGTTCAtgtccagcagcaacagcaacaacaacaacagcaacaacaacagcagcagcagcaacagcaacaacaacatattgCCGAGGGTTTGCCATCGCCGCCCATAACGGTTTCGGGCAGTGAGATATCTAGTCCGGGTGCGCCCACCTCTGCCTCTTCGCCGCACCATTTGACCCATCATTTGAGTGCAGCGGGCagcgtcaacaacaacaacagcccctcgacacacaacaacaacaacaacaacaacagcatcacgGCCAACAACAATCATCGCACATCGCCAGCGAAGACGCAATATTACGAATGGATGAAGAAACCCTCATATCCAGCACAACCGCAGCCGG
- the dia gene encoding protein diaphanous isoform X2, with product MSRHEKSKSVGGGLLESWFGRPSKSKGSGNYNSNSLPHSAGRPVSTDNDGALDVDELQRHIQDLTEAEVNAKFLEIIEDMNIPKDKREPLLSKTVEERQKMIFMHMKGKNSLERRANSRFEKPNDYIEYLQNGEHSENKVYQCVESLRVALNSNTISWIKAFGEAGIEQIEKLLARAKKDRTYDRIEFEAIRCLKAIMNNTWGLNVVLTPDQHSVVLLLAQSLDPRKPQTMCEALKLLASFCIVYERNGYEKVLRAITTIAASSYKSSERFRPIVDALFASDKQDPKRELACHSLIFINTLTNTPTDLNFRLHLRCEIMRMGLYERLDEFKEIVESSNNEALQEHFKIFKEIRDDDFEEFVQRFDNVEFNMDDAQDCFDVLKNLVTDTSSEPYFLSILQHLLYIRDDFYFRPAYYQLIEECITQIVFHKGYCDPNFENRDFKIDTSVLLDDIVEKSKAKETQRAEEYEKKIEALESAKQEAEAKAAHLEEKVKLMEASGVAAPSPNKLPKVNIPMPPPPPGAGGPIPPPPPPMAGGPRPPPPPPMPGMAGGPRPPPPPPMPGMGGGPPPPPMPGMMRPGGPPPPPMMMMPMAPVLPHGLKPKKKWDPKTPMKRANWKAIVPAKMSENAFWVKCQEDKLASDDFLQELAIKFSSKPVKKENQKDAVDKPTTLTKKNVDLRVLDSKSAQNLSILLGGSLKHLSYEQIKICLLRCDTDILSSNILQNLIQYLPPPEQLKRLQEFKAKGEPLPPIEQFAATIGEIKRLSPRLHNLNFKLTYADLVQDIKPDIVAGTAACEEIRNSKKFSKILELILLLGNYMNSGSKNEAAFGFEISYLTKLTNTKDTDNKQTLLHYLVDLVEKKFPEALNFYDDLSHVNKASRVNMDAIQKNMRQMNAAVKNLETDLQNNKVPQCEDDKFSEVMGKFAVECRQQVDVLGKMQVQMEKLFKDLSEYYAFDPSKYTMEEFFADIKTFKDAFQAAHNDNVRIREEQEKKQRMQEAREQSQREQLERQQRKMAVVDMDAAQAQEGVMDSLLEALQTGSAFGQRNRQPRRQRPAGAERRAQLSRSRSRTRVNNGQFMTREMILNEVLGSA from the exons GCAAAAACTCACTGGAGCGCAGAGCAAATTCTCGGTTTGAGAAGCCCAACGATTACATCGAGTATCTACAGAATGGGGAGCACAGCGAGAATAAGGTTTATCAGTGCGTGGAATCGCTGCGTGTGGCGCTTAACAGCAACACGATATCCTGGATCAAGGCGTTTGGGGAGGCGGGCATCGAGCAAATCGAGAAGCTGCTGGCGCGCGCCAAAAAGGATCGCACTTACGATCGCATCGAATTCGAGGCCATACGCTGCCTGAAGGCCATCATGAATAATACGTGGGGCTTGAATGTGGTCCTGACACCGGATCAGCATAGCgtggtgctgctgttggcccAGTCGCTGGATCCGCGCAAGCCGCAAACCATGTGCGAGGCGCTCAAACTGTTGGCCTCCTTTTGCATTGTGTACGAACGGAATGGCTATGAGAAGGTGCTGCGTGCCATTACGACAATTGCGGCCTCGTCGTACAAGTCGAGCGAACGGTTTAGGCCCATTGTGGATGCACTTTTTGCCTCCGACAAACAGGATCCCAAGCGGGAGCTGGCCTGCCACAGTCTCATCTTTATCAATACGCTCACAAATACGCCGACAGATTTGAATTTTCGTCTACATTTGCGCTGCGAGATCATGCGAATGGGTCTGTACGAACGGCTGGATGAGTTCAAGGAGATTGTcgagagcagcaacaatgagGCGCTGCAGGAGCACTTCAAGATCTTCAAGGAGATACGCGACGATGATTTCGAGGAGTTCGTCCAACGATTCGACAATGTCGAATTCAATATGGACGATGCACAGGATTGTTTCGATGTGCTCAAGAATCTGGTCACAGATACGAGCTCGGAGCCATATTTTCTCTCCATTCTACAGCATTTATTGTACATACGCGATGATTTCTATTTTCGTCCCGCCTACTATCAGCTGATCGAGGAGTGCATAACACAGATCGTATTCCACAAGGGCTACTGTGATCCCAATTTTGAGAATCGCGACTTCAAGATTGACACTTCGGTGCTGTTGGACGACATTGTGGAGAAATCAAAGGCCAAGGAGACGCAACGTGCCGAGGAGTATGAGAAGAAGATCGAGGCGCTCGAGAGCGCCAAACAGGAGGCGGAGGCCAAGGCGGCCCATCTCGAGGAGAAGGTCAAGCTAATGGAGGCCAGCGGTGTGGCAGCGCCATCACCCAACAAATTGCCCAAAGTCAATATACcgatgccgccgccgccgccaggcGCCGGTGGTCCAATCCCACCGCCACCTCCACCCATGGCAGGTGGTCCGcgaccgccgccgccgcccccgATGCCCGGCATGGCGGGTGGTCCGcgaccgccaccgccgcctccGATGCCGGGCATGGGTGGTggtccgccgccgccgcccatgCCCGGCATGATGCGGCCGGGTggtccgccgccgccgcccatgatgatgatgccgaTGGCGCCGGTGCTGCCGCATGGCCTGAAGCCCAAAAAGAAATGGGATCCCAAGACGCCAATGAAGCGTGCCAATTGGAAGGCCATTGTGCCGGCCAAGATGTCGGAGAATGCATTCTGGGTGAAATGCCAGGAGGATAAACTGGCCTCCGACGATTTCCTACAGGAGCTGGCCATCAAATTCTCTTCGAAGCCCGTCAAGAAGGAGAACCAAAAGGATGCCGTCGACAAGCCCACAACGCTGACCAAAAAGAATGTCGATCTGCGCGTTCTCGACTCCAAGTCGGCACAGAATCTGTCCATTCTGCTCGGCGGCTCGCTGAAGCATCTGTCCTATGAGCAAATCAAAATATGCCTGCTGCGCTGTGATACCGACATCCTGTCCTCCAATATACTGCAAAATCTAATACAATATCTGCCGCCGCCCGAGCAGCTGAAGCGTCTGCAGGAGTTCAAGGCGAAGGGCGAACCACTGCCGCCCATCGAGCAATTCGCAGCTACCATAG gTGAAATCAAACGTTTGTCGCCGCGCCTGCACAATCTGAACTTTAAGCTGACTTATGCGGACCTGGTGCAGGATATCAAGCCGGACATTGTCGCCGGCACGGCGGCCTGCGAGGAGATACGCAACAGCAAGAAGTTCTCAAAAATATTGGAGCTCATTTTGCTGCTGGGCAACTATATGAATTCGGGCTCCAAGAACGAGGCCGCCTTCGGCTTCGAGATATCCTATTTGACCAAATTGACTAACACAAAGGATACGGACAATAAGCAAACGCTGCTCCACTATTTGGTCGATCTGGTCGAGAAGAAGTTTCCGGAGGCACTCAACTTTTACGATGATCTGTCGCACGTAAACAAAGCGTCGCGCGTCAACATGGATGCCATACAGAAGAATATGCGGCAAATGAATGCGGCTGTCAAGAATCTGGAAACTGATCTGCAGAACAACAAGGTGCCGCAGTGCGAAGACGACAAGTTCAGCGAGGTGATGGGCAAATTTGCCGTCGAGTGTCGCCAGCAGGTGGATGTGTTGG GCAAAATGCAGGTGCAAATGGAGAAGCTGTTCAAGGATCTGAGCGAGTACTATGCCTTCGATCCCAGCAAGTACACGATGGAGGAGTTCTTTGCGGACATTAAGACGTTCAAGGATGCGTTCCAGGCGGCGCACAACGACAATGTGCGCATACGCGAGGAGCAGGAGAAAAAGCAGCGCATGCAGGAGGCACGCGAACAATCGCAACGCGAACAATTGGAGCGACAACAGCGCAAAATGGCCGTGGTCGATATGGATGCGGCACAGGCGCAGGAGGGCGTCATGGACAGCCTGCTGGAGGCGCTGCAGACGGGCTCCGCTTTCGGGCAGCGCAATCGGCAGCCGCGTCGCCAGCGACCGGCGGGCGCCGAGAGACGCGCCCAGCTCAGTCGCAGCCGGTCAAGAACACGCGTCAACAACGGGCAGTTCATGACCCGCGAGATGATACTAAACGAGGTGCTGGGCTCGGCGTAG